The following are encoded in a window of Sutcliffiella horikoshii genomic DNA:
- a CDS encoding DoxX family protein has protein sequence MKWLRGPKMAILWTVLRVWLGVQWLKAGLPKIGTFNAEGFLHGAIAKAEGAHPAVQGWYAGFLENVALPNVGLINILIPWGEVLVGIALILGLATMPALLAGAFMNLNFLLAGTVSTNPVLYTAAILLIAAGTAATFYGLDRFAVRYIKEKMDERKMKRTGGNGRKTMDGGHAAAH, from the coding sequence ATGAAATGGTTACGTGGACCGAAAATGGCAATCCTTTGGACAGTTTTAAGAGTTTGGTTAGGGGTACAATGGCTAAAGGCCGGTTTGCCGAAAATAGGAACATTTAATGCAGAAGGATTTCTACATGGCGCCATCGCAAAAGCGGAAGGAGCACACCCGGCGGTACAAGGCTGGTACGCAGGATTTCTTGAGAATGTAGCGTTGCCTAACGTTGGTTTGATCAACATATTAATCCCTTGGGGCGAGGTACTTGTGGGGATTGCACTTATACTTGGCTTAGCAACGATGCCCGCACTGTTGGCGGGGGCCTTTATGAACCTGAACTTCTTACTTGCCGGAACAGTCAGCACGAACCCGGTATTATATACAGCAGCGATACTACTGATTGCAGCAGGTACGGCAGCTACCTTCTACGGGCTAGATCGCTTTGCGGTTAGATATATTAAAGAGAAAATGGATGAACGCAAGATGAAACGTACCGGTGGGAACGGTCGGAAGACTATGGATGGAGGGCATGCAGCAGCTCATTAA
- a CDS encoding SDR family NAD(P)-dependent oxidoreductase: MHTILITGAGTGLGKELALSYAKKGYSIIVTGRRLEPLEAVKEEVQSVGAKAFAYQMDISNAEDVKKIVGRITSEHEVDYLLNNAGVGCFGPLTELDSDEIETAIQTNVLGTIFLTKELLPHLLKREDAKIMNIISTAGQKGKVNESVYVASKFAVRGFTESLQKELEGKVHVIATYMGGMDTPFWDETDHIKDKSRLKSPREVAEMIIAQDDKLEIQI; this comes from the coding sequence ATGCATACCATTCTGATTACAGGTGCAGGCACAGGCCTCGGCAAAGAATTGGCACTATCATACGCGAAAAAAGGTTACTCAATTATAGTGACAGGCAGAAGGTTAGAACCTTTAGAGGCTGTAAAAGAAGAAGTTCAATCTGTTGGGGCAAAAGCATTCGCCTACCAAATGGATATAAGCAATGCAGAAGATGTAAAGAAGATTGTAGGTAGAATCACTTCAGAACATGAGGTTGACTATTTACTGAACAATGCGGGTGTAGGCTGCTTTGGTCCGTTAACAGAATTAGATTCCGATGAGATCGAAACAGCAATTCAAACGAACGTACTAGGGACGATTTTTTTGACAAAGGAACTACTTCCTCATTTGTTGAAAAGAGAAGATGCCAAAATTATGAACATCATCTCCACTGCCGGCCAAAAAGGAAAGGTCAATGAAAGTGTCTATGTTGCAAGCAAGTTTGCAGTCCGCGGTTTTACCGAAAGCCTCCAAAAAGAATTAGAAGGAAAAGTCCATGTTATCGCAACTTATATGGGCGGAATGGACACCCCATTTTGGGATGAAACCGATCATATTAAAGACAAGTCCAGGTTAAAATCTCCCAGAGAAGTGGCGGAGATGATAATTGCTCAGGATGATAAGTTGGAGATACAGATATAG
- a CDS encoding YpzG family protein: MAKQNHKPSRSNPFTLNDHPFPQPNAHSKHSFRQVNGETQQAQNIQILEVQTRKRS; encoded by the coding sequence ATGGCAAAACAAAATCACAAGCCATCACGCAGTAATCCTTTTACGTTAAATGACCATCCGTTTCCGCAGCCTAATGCACATTCCAAGCACTCGTTCCGTCAAGTAAACGGTGAGACGCAACAAGCTCAGAATATCCAGATCTTAGAAGTACAAACAAGAAAAAGATCTTAA
- a CDS encoding YfhD family protein: protein MGRSRGHQSGGKNKSSLPQVPKNMKKAAQDAEFANEQHADNEILEAQARASAAGIKRNSKKDTFR from the coding sequence ATGGGACGTTCACGCGGACATCAATCTGGTGGCAAGAACAAATCATCACTTCCACAAGTACCTAAGAACATGAAAAAAGCTGCACAAGATGCAGAATTCGCGAACGAGCAGCATGCAGATAATGAAATCCTTGAAGCACAAGCTCGCGCATCAGCAGCTGGAATTAAACGGAACAGCAAGAAAGATACCTTTAGATAG
- a CDS encoding YfhE family protein, with amino-acid sequence MNDKKRREKTKTTLSKTQEVTYSREFKMADRVGGFTERRR; translated from the coding sequence ATGAATGATAAAAAGCGTCGTGAAAAAACAAAAACTACATTGAGCAAAACGCAGGAAGTTACCTACTCTCGTGAGTTTAAAATGGCAGACCGAGTTGGAGGTTTTACGGAAAGACGCAGATAG
- a CDS encoding YfhJ family protein, which translates to MEQYFERLADHLMEKNSALTYDKARTWVELLWEDFESSYAKAGYEYKGKEMTERMVMQIIDRHGDSLHEFFSNNPKYKHLLNADDHLTH; encoded by the coding sequence ATGGAGCAATATTTTGAACGATTGGCAGATCATCTGATGGAAAAGAACTCTGCATTAACATATGATAAGGCGAGAACCTGGGTGGAACTTTTATGGGAAGATTTTGAGAGCTCCTATGCAAAGGCAGGATATGAATATAAGGGAAAAGAAATGACAGAGAGAATGGTCATGCAAATCATTGACCGTCATGGAGACAGCCTTCACGAATTCTTTTCGAATAATCCCAAATATAAGCATCTCTTGAATGCAGATGATCATCTGACACATTAA
- a CDS encoding small, acid-soluble spore protein K: MRNKARNFPNPNDNKFEGEGRAKSEYASKRANGTINTHPQERMRASGAREEDTF, encoded by the coding sequence ATGAGGAACAAAGCGAGAAACTTTCCAAACCCCAATGACAACAAGTTTGAAGGGGAAGGTCGTGCAAAGTCTGAATATGCTTCAAAGCGTGCTAATGGAACGATTAATACGCATCCACAGGAGCGCATGCGTGCTTCTGGTGCCAGAGAAGAAGATACATTCTAA
- a CDS encoding GNAT family N-acetyltransferase: MLKKRDFQESQTLYELMVHPEVFPFVRHKAYSYDEFLFLTKQTIEAEERGELISRTILDEWGTPIGTINLFDVQDGAGFLGTWLGKPYHGKGYNQPAKDQFFEELFYELDIQSIFMRIRKVNVRSTKAAEKLPYVVLANETRKSLLDEINCGEDIYNLYEISRDQYTLYKLRTGHEVLHEEHQLKEA, encoded by the coding sequence ATGCTCAAAAAACGTGATTTCCAAGAATCTCAAACTCTTTATGAGTTAATGGTGCACCCTGAAGTCTTCCCTTTTGTGCGTCATAAAGCGTATTCCTACGATGAGTTTCTTTTCCTAACAAAACAAACCATCGAAGCAGAAGAACGCGGAGAATTGATTTCACGTACCATTCTTGATGAGTGGGGCACTCCAATTGGAACAATCAATCTTTTCGACGTGCAAGACGGAGCTGGCTTCCTAGGCACTTGGCTAGGCAAACCATACCATGGCAAAGGCTACAACCAGCCTGCCAAGGATCAATTCTTCGAGGAACTCTTTTACGAACTCGATATTCAATCCATTTTCATGCGCATCCGCAAGGTAAATGTTCGTTCCACTAAAGCGGCGGAAAAGCTACCTTATGTGGTTCTTGCAAATGAAACCCGTAAAAGCCTGTTAGATGAAATAAACTGCGGAGAAGATATCTACAATCTTTACGAAATCTCACGCGACCAATATACACTATACAAACTGCGCACAGGTCACGAAGTGCTGCATGAAGAGCATCAGTTAAAAGAAGCTTAA
- the recX gene encoding recombination regulator RecX translates to MGKITKISVQQKNKERFNIFLDEEYAFAVYEGTLLKFQLIKGKELDELDIEEILFSDQINKAYHTAVHYLSFRMRTEKEILDYLKEKEYEPFVGKEIVVRLKEQGYLNDREFTNAYVRTQVNTTLKGRGVIVQELLEKGVNKEIIEEVLETEYSKEAEIEHAVKLVLKYAPKYKKDSFKIMIQKVEQALMRKGYAFSVIKIAVEEAELEEDTSEEWEAIAKQAEKYDRKYAKLEGYEYKMKMKGALYRKGFGMDLIDRWLEENEGN, encoded by the coding sequence ATGGGTAAAATAACAAAAATATCAGTACAGCAAAAAAATAAAGAACGCTTCAATATTTTCTTGGACGAGGAATATGCGTTTGCTGTGTACGAAGGGACGCTATTGAAGTTTCAGTTAATAAAAGGCAAGGAACTAGACGAGCTGGATATAGAAGAAATCCTCTTTAGTGACCAAATAAATAAGGCATATCATACGGCTGTCCACTATCTCTCTTTTCGGATGAGAACAGAGAAAGAGATCCTAGATTATTTAAAAGAAAAAGAATATGAACCGTTTGTCGGTAAAGAAATTGTCGTAAGACTGAAGGAGCAGGGCTATTTGAATGACAGGGAATTCACAAACGCGTATGTAAGGACTCAGGTGAACACGACGTTGAAAGGACGAGGGGTCATTGTACAAGAATTACTCGAAAAAGGCGTAAACAAAGAAATTATCGAAGAAGTGCTTGAAACGGAATATAGTAAGGAAGCAGAGATTGAGCACGCGGTAAAGCTTGTCTTAAAGTATGCACCAAAATATAAAAAAGACTCTTTTAAGATCATGATTCAAAAAGTGGAGCAAGCATTAATGAGAAAAGGATATGCTTTTTCTGTTATTAAAATTGCGGTGGAAGAGGCGGAACTTGAAGAAGATACATCTGAAGAGTGGGAAGCAATTGCAAAACAGGCAGAAAAATACGACCGAAAATACGCAAAGCTTGAGGGGTACGAATATAAGATGAAAATGAAGGGTGCCTTGTATAGAAAGGGATTTGGGATGGACTTAATTGATCGGTGGCTGGAGGAGAATGAGGGGAATTAG
- a CDS encoding amidohydrolase has translation MGIVMFRNATVYPVTSPPIYNGDVITENGKIKMIGKGLTVPENGKVIECNEKYLMPGFIDVHTHLGLYDEGTGWAGNDANETVEPLTPHIRALDGVHPFDPGFHDAIQYGIITVHIMPGSANVIGGTTSVIKTHGVNISKMIIQETAGLKVAFGENPKRIHSQGNKDSITRMGIMGMLREAFYQAKYYDNPENLRVKPIVMALEQKIPVRIHAHRADDIMSAVRFADEFNLRFTIEHCTEGHLIANELRGRNMKVCVGPTMTRRSKIELKNKNWRTYQALAEAGVEVSITTDHPYTPVQYLNVCAALAVREGLDEQKALEGITITAAKNLNVSDRVGSIETGKDADLVLWSHHPFQFLAKPVMTMVEGEIIYQKN, from the coding sequence ATGGGAATCGTTATGTTTCGAAACGCGACCGTCTACCCCGTCACTTCACCTCCAATTTATAACGGAGATGTGATTACCGAAAACGGTAAAATAAAGATGATTGGCAAAGGATTAACCGTCCCGGAAAACGGGAAAGTGATAGAATGTAATGAAAAATATTTAATGCCTGGTTTTATTGATGTACACACACATCTTGGCCTATATGATGAAGGTACCGGATGGGCAGGAAATGACGCCAATGAGACAGTCGAGCCCTTGACTCCACATATCCGAGCACTAGATGGAGTACATCCTTTTGACCCTGGTTTTCATGATGCCATCCAGTATGGAATCATAACCGTTCACATTATGCCGGGAAGTGCGAATGTGATTGGTGGAACCACCTCGGTTATCAAAACTCATGGCGTGAACATTTCTAAAATGATCATTCAGGAAACTGCTGGCCTCAAGGTCGCTTTTGGAGAAAATCCAAAGCGCATTCACAGTCAGGGCAATAAGGATTCCATTACCCGCATGGGAATAATGGGTATGCTTCGTGAAGCCTTTTATCAGGCAAAATATTACGACAACCCTGAAAACCTGCGTGTAAAGCCAATTGTGATGGCACTTGAACAGAAGATTCCTGTTCGCATCCATGCTCACAGGGCTGATGATATTATGTCTGCCGTCCGTTTTGCAGATGAATTCAATCTACGTTTTACGATTGAACATTGCACAGAAGGGCATTTGATCGCAAACGAATTGCGAGGACGAAACATGAAAGTCTGCGTCGGTCCGACGATGACAAGGAGATCTAAGATTGAACTAAAAAACAAAAACTGGAGAACCTATCAAGCATTAGCAGAAGCTGGTGTCGAAGTTTCCATTACAACGGACCATCCATATACCCCAGTACAGTATTTAAACGTGTGTGCCGCATTGGCAGTTAGGGAAGGTTTAGATGAACAAAAAGCACTAGAGGGAATAACCATTACAGCTGCTAAAAACCTGAATGTTTCCGACCGGGTCGGGAGTATCGAAACAGGGAAAGATGCCGACTTGGTACTATGGTCTCATCACCCTTTTCAATTCCTCGCAAAGCCTGTCATGACAATGGTTGAAGGTGAAATAATTTACCAAAAAAATTAA
- a CDS encoding YfhH family protein, translating to MTPHELHQEIATLKEKARKAEQLGIVNEFAVLERKITMAKAYMLDPDDFKPGDVYEIEGDPGVHFKITYMNGVFAWGHRMQGGTTSKEEEGLPISMLMNEKSKEA from the coding sequence ATGACACCACATGAACTGCATCAGGAAATCGCGACACTAAAAGAAAAGGCGCGAAAGGCGGAACAGCTCGGTATAGTAAATGAATTTGCGGTATTGGAACGAAAGATTACCATGGCAAAAGCTTATATGTTAGATCCAGATGACTTTAAACCAGGAGACGTGTATGAAATAGAAGGCGATCCAGGCGTCCATTTTAAGATTACATACATGAACGGGGTTTTTGCATGGGGGCATAGAATGCAGGGCGGTACCACCAGCAAGGAAGAAGAAGGTCTGCCAATCTCCATGCTTATGAACGAAAAAAGCAAAGAAGCGTAA
- a CDS encoding TIGR01777 family oxidoreductase, whose protein sequence is MKIAIAGGTGLVGQALTDHLIDKGHSIFILTRNSSNKKEKANVTYVEWLKESSSPETSLDGMDAFVNLAGESINSGRWTEEQKKKIIESRISSTKEINKIIGSLQNKPEVLVNASAIGYYGTSETQTFTEEDITPGSDFLASTVYAWEKEAEHAKADGVRTVFTRFGIILDKDEGALPRMMLPYKMFVGGKIGSGEQWMSWVHIKDVVGAIAFCLENKELEGPVNVVAPEPKQMKDFGKTLGKVMGRPHWFPTPGFALKVAFGEMSVLVLEGQKVLPAKLDDKGYIFLFSHLDDALSDILQSK, encoded by the coding sequence ATGAAGATTGCCATTGCAGGCGGTACGGGGCTTGTTGGTCAAGCTCTGACAGACCATTTAATTGATAAAGGACATTCTATCTTTATTTTAACGCGAAACAGCTCGAATAAAAAGGAAAAAGCAAATGTCACCTATGTAGAGTGGCTTAAAGAATCTTCCTCCCCGGAAACAAGTTTGGATGGAATGGATGCTTTTGTTAACCTAGCGGGTGAATCCATCAACAGTGGTCGCTGGACGGAAGAACAGAAAAAGAAAATAATTGAGAGCCGCATTTCATCCACAAAAGAAATCAATAAAATTATCGGCTCGCTGCAAAATAAACCGGAAGTTTTGGTGAATGCAAGTGCCATTGGCTATTACGGCACTTCTGAAACGCAAACTTTTACAGAAGAAGACATCACTCCAGGATCCGATTTTCTTGCTTCGACCGTGTACGCCTGGGAAAAAGAGGCGGAACATGCGAAAGCTGATGGAGTCCGCACTGTTTTTACCCGTTTTGGCATTATTTTGGACAAAGACGAAGGTGCACTGCCAAGGATGATGCTTCCTTACAAAATGTTTGTTGGCGGGAAAATCGGTTCTGGTGAACAATGGATGTCCTGGGTGCATATTAAAGATGTAGTTGGAGCGATTGCTTTTTGTTTGGAAAATAAAGAGTTAGAAGGGCCTGTGAATGTAGTGGCCCCAGAGCCAAAACAAATGAAAGACTTTGGTAAAACGCTTGGAAAAGTGATGGGCCGCCCACACTGGTTTCCAACGCCTGGTTTCGCTTTGAAGGTTGCCTTTGGAGAAATGAGTGTGCTTGTACTTGAGGGTCAAAAGGTGCTACCGGCAAAATTAGATGATAAAGGATATATTTTTTTATTTTCCCATCTTGATGACGCTCTGTCCGACATATTACAATCAAAGTAA